In Micromonospora sp. LH3U1, one genomic interval encodes:
- a CDS encoding UvrD-helicase domain-containing protein: MPTIIMGKLASKIDGSVRGKAMSFLQKLGADDTTPGLHIEPIQHSADPRVRTGRVDEFWRAVMFRLDGGGETHYVIHGIWPHDDANSIAQRVRLRVNPINGLPQIEEIDPAPTPTRASPAAKTIARTEEPLFARLGHERIDLIERLGLPDSIVSQAVVASNEDEVLDLAQRHDGWIGTILVDLAAGDDIEAIVQRMELEKTPSSGNDDADMLQSLKRPAAALQYAFIDDQEELRRVIEGGDFGAWRIFLHPEQRRYVDRSYSGPFRLAGGAGTGKTVVLVHRARALVRRRPGARIIFTTFTTNLADALGDSLTQLDPRVPRAQALGESGVYVTGVDALAAAVLRTAGRGLAPAMQEVLGQERVMPLARTAPTRWREVVESTGTLLPHEIANETFLASEYAHVVLPNKVHDEVGYLRVRRPGRGVALDRAKRRAVWALIEAYRATSRADGSLDFAEAAAVAAAHLRASDAHPADHVLVDEGQDLSPTHWLLLRAIVGEGSDDLFIAEDSHQRIYGTRVVLGRYGVAIVGRSQRLTLNYRTTAQNLHYAMTILAGGEYIDLQNVPESTGYRSARTGPVPVIELVDSLAEETAVIVRHVRAWLDAGDSLENIAVLVPDRYHRDRVVTALTDAGIDARAVDRDRPQPGRVPVLTMHRAKGTEFPKVVLAAGKPSPAETERLAILDPSERTDAELRSRSLTYVAATRARDQLVVVRRS, translated from the coding sequence ATGCCGACCATCATCATGGGAAAACTCGCCAGCAAGATCGATGGATCGGTCCGCGGCAAGGCGATGAGTTTCCTGCAGAAACTCGGGGCCGACGACACCACCCCCGGCCTGCACATCGAACCCATCCAGCACAGCGCCGACCCGCGGGTTCGCACCGGACGGGTCGACGAGTTCTGGCGGGCGGTCATGTTTCGCCTCGACGGCGGCGGCGAAACCCACTACGTCATCCACGGCATCTGGCCGCACGACGATGCCAATTCCATTGCGCAACGCGTACGCCTGAGGGTCAACCCGATCAATGGCCTGCCGCAGATCGAAGAAATTGATCCGGCGCCGACCCCGACGCGGGCTTCGCCCGCGGCCAAGACGATAGCGAGAACCGAGGAGCCGCTGTTCGCCCGGCTCGGCCACGAACGCATCGACCTCATCGAGCGCCTCGGTCTCCCCGACAGCATCGTCTCCCAAGCCGTGGTCGCCTCGAACGAGGATGAAGTTCTCGACCTTGCGCAACGTCATGACGGCTGGATCGGCACCATTCTGGTCGACTTGGCCGCCGGGGACGACATCGAGGCGATCGTCCAGCGCATGGAACTCGAAAAGACCCCCTCGTCAGGGAACGACGATGCCGACATGCTGCAGTCTCTCAAACGGCCGGCCGCCGCGCTGCAGTACGCATTCATCGACGACCAAGAGGAACTGCGTCGCGTCATCGAGGGCGGGGACTTTGGTGCCTGGCGCATCTTCCTGCATCCCGAACAGCGCCGCTACGTCGACCGTTCGTACAGCGGCCCGTTCCGGCTCGCCGGCGGAGCCGGCACCGGCAAGACTGTCGTCCTTGTCCATCGGGCCCGTGCACTCGTCCGGCGTCGCCCCGGCGCCCGGATCATCTTCACCACCTTCACCACCAACCTCGCCGACGCCTTGGGCGACAGCCTCACTCAGCTCGACCCGCGCGTGCCCCGGGCTCAGGCACTCGGTGAGTCCGGCGTCTATGTGACCGGCGTGGACGCGCTTGCCGCCGCAGTGTTGCGGACTGCCGGTCGCGGCCTCGCTCCTGCCATGCAAGAGGTCCTTGGTCAGGAGCGGGTAATGCCGCTGGCCCGCACCGCACCGACTCGCTGGCGGGAAGTCGTCGAATCGACAGGCACCCTGCTGCCACACGAAATCGCCAACGAGACGTTCCTTGCCTCGGAGTACGCGCATGTCGTCCTGCCGAACAAGGTGCATGACGAGGTCGGGTACCTCCGGGTACGCCGACCAGGCCGAGGCGTCGCCCTGGACCGTGCCAAGCGCCGAGCCGTCTGGGCACTCATCGAGGCGTACCGGGCAACCTCCCGCGCCGACGGCAGCCTCGACTTCGCCGAGGCCGCCGCAGTCGCCGCGGCGCATCTGAGAGCAAGCGACGCGCACCCCGCTGATCACGTGCTCGTCGACGAGGGTCAAGATCTTTCACCCACCCACTGGCTCCTGCTCCGAGCCATTGTCGGCGAGGGCTCCGACGATCTCTTCATCGCGGAAGATTCGCACCAGCGCATCTACGGCACCCGCGTGGTACTCGGGCGGTATGGCGTGGCCATCGTCGGCCGCTCCCAGCGGTTGACTCTGAACTACCGGACCACGGCGCAGAACCTGCACTACGCCATGACGATCCTCGCGGGCGGCGAATACATCGACCTGCAGAACGTGCCGGAAAGCACCGGCTACCGGTCGGCCCGCACCGGCCCGGTCCCGGTAATCGAGCTCGTCGACTCCCTCGCCGAAGAAACGGCGGTGATCGTCCGACATGTGCGCGCCTGGCTCGACGCCGGCGACTCGCTGGAGAACATCGCCGTTCTGGTGCCCGACCGATACCACCGGGACCGTGTCGTCACGGCACTCACCGACGCCGGCATCGACGCCCGCGCGGTGGACCGCGACCGCCCGCAGCCAGGCCGGGTGCCGGTGCTGACGATGCACCGCGCCAAGGGTACCGAGTTCCCCAAGGTCGTGCTCGCCGCAGGAAAACCGTCGCCAGCGGAGACGGAGCGCCTCGCCATACTCGACCCGTCCGAGCGAACGGACGCGGAACTCCGGAGCCGATCGTTGACCTACGTCGCGGCGACCCGGGCACGTGACCAACTGGTGGTGGTGCGCCGCAGCTGA